From Nicotiana tabacum cultivar K326 chromosome 20, ASM71507v2, whole genome shotgun sequence, one genomic window encodes:
- the LOC107827355 gene encoding calmodulin-7 codes for MADQLTDDQISEFKEAFSLFDKDGDGCITTKELGTVMRSLGQNPTEAELQDMINEVDADGNGTIDFPEFLNLMARKMKDTDSEEELKEAFRVFDKDQNGFISAAELRHVMTNLGEKLTDEEVDEMIREADVDGDGQINYEEFVKVMMAK; via the exons atggcaGATCAGCTCACAGATGATCAGATCTCTGAATTCAAAGAAGCTTTCAGCCTTTTCGATAAGGATGGAGATG GTTGCATCACCACTAAGGAGCTTGGGACAGTGATGCGGTCGTTGGGACAAAATCCAACTGAGGCTGAGCTTCAAGACATGATCAATGAAGTAGATGCTGATGGAAATGGAACCATTGATTTCCCGGAGTTCCTTAACCTGATGGCTCGCAAGATGAAAGACACTGATTCTGAGGAGGAGCTCAAGGAAGCTTTCAGAGTGTTCGACAAGGATCAGAACGGATTTATTTCTGCAGCCGAGCTGCGCCATGTCATGACAAACCTAGGCGAGAAGCTTACTGATGAAGAAGTTGATGAGATGATTCGTGAAGCTGATGTGGATGGTGATGGCCAGATCAACTATGAGGAGTTCGTCAAAGTCATGATGGCCAAGTGA